In Sulfurihydrogenibium sp., the genomic stretch CGTAGACAATCTTGGGCTGATATTTAGCGATGGATTAAGAAGATATACAATATCAAGAATAGCAACGCTGAGCAGAATGTTAGACCTGTTCTTTACAGGATATATATCAATTTTAATAAATAAAGTTTCTGAAGATTACATGCAGAAGGAACTTGGAAATACAAGTCTAAAAACAGATTTAATTTACACTGTTTATGCAGGTGGAGATGATTTATTTTTAATAGGACCATACAATCTAATCTTAGACTTTGTAGTAGAACTAAGGAGGAAATTTTATAAATACACAGCTAACAATACAGACTTTGGAATATCCGGTGGTATACCAATAGTAGGGTCTAAAGTAAGCCTTGAATATATGGCAAAAATATCAGAGGAAATGGAAAGTATATCTAAAAGTGCAATCTTTACTACAAAAAATAAACAAAACTACCTAAAAGATGCAATAACCATATTTGAAAAAAGCTTTAAATACTCTTCAGAGTTAAAAGGATATAACACATACAACCAAAGAATATTTAGCAATGAAGAGCTATCAAAACATTATAAAAAAACACCATATGACAACTATGTAAATTTTGAAACAATCCTAAGCATAGCAGATAAAATAGCTGAGCATATGGTAAGAAAAGATATATCAAGAGCGTTAGCTTACAGATTATTAAGCTTGCATAGAGTTTATGTTTCAGAAGATGGAAAGATAGACCCGGTTATTTATCCGAAAATCTTTTATCAAATAGGTAGAAATGTGAAAGATGAAAAAGTCAGAAATTCGCTTGAAGAGTGGTTATTAAGAAAGGGCTATAGTTATGGTGAAGATTCTATATCGAAAGAAAATTTAATTAGAAATTTAGACGTAATTCTATCCATTGCATTAATGAAAACAAGAGGAGGAAAAAAAGATGGCTGATGTAAAAAGCGGTTTAGATGTAAGCAAGGAATTGAAAGAAATTTTATATGTAAAAGAAGATGGCAAAGAAAGAAAAGTTGAGAAAAAAGATTGTAAAGCTCAAAAAAATCAAATTAACCAACATTACGAAAATCTTATTAAGAAAGTAAATCAAGACATAAAAAATGGGATATTAAACATAGATTTAGAAGCCTATCTACAACCAGAGGGAGTTTGTGAAGTTATTGCATATGCTGTTGGCTGTAGAGGTAAATTAAAAAGAAGTCAGCTTAGAAAATTTTTCAACGAAATAAAAACCATAGAATATGACTTAAAATCAGGGGAAGATGTTAAGAAAATACAAATAAGGATTTTAGCACTTATTCCAAAACTCGCTTACAGCAAAGGAAGAGAACTAATAGATGAAGAATTTTACGAATTTATGAAGGCTATTCTCATGAAAGTAAAAGAAGATATGAATAAAGAAAATCCTCAAGAAGTATTTGAAGTTTTTGTAAAAATTTTAGAGTCAATTGTAGCATACCATACATACCACTTCCCGAAGGAGGCATAATATGAGCAAAGCATTAAAAGGAATTATTAAAATAGAGTGCAAGATTAGAGTACTAACAGGCTTACACATTGGAGGGTCAAAAGAAAACGTAGAAATAGGCGGAATAGATAATATTGTTATCAAAGTTCCGGTCTTAAAGCTTGACGAAGCTATAGAAAGGGATGTTCCGTATATACCGGGCTCGTCAATCAAAGGAAAAATGAGGGCATTGCTTGAATGGGTAGAAAAACCAGAAGGCTCAATGCAAGTTATAGCTTTGGAGAACAAAGGTGAACCTTGTAATTGTGGAAGATGTAGAGTTTGCAAGCTCTTTGGAGCTCACAAAAACGCTAAAACAGAAGAACCTGTAAGATTAAGAGTAGAAGATTTTT encodes the following:
- the cas10 gene encoding type III-A CRISPR-associated protein Cas10/Csm1, producing MLKEFKNKLSEYLHREFHLDLSIVSGQTELSQEHLKGDKLREAITNLQISIDEDKKRKSKKLLTKDFEDGFHVCKSCKSLPRKEKEDICKWCNTFNELGAKLARHEKLFIIYQFENTNGKPDLDFGEFGKVYLFNKPEPEIMTKAKEILNLNSTKLAEEGYTNGFKFIANIVPTLTYEVRDYLLKYADLEEKDKKELKELPENSILPLNYIAEFAKGDKKLAVLRADVDNLGLIFSDGLRRYTISRIATLSRMLDLFFTGYISILINKVSEDYMQKELGNTSLKTDLIYTVYAGGDDLFLIGPYNLILDFVVELRRKFYKYTANNTDFGISGGIPIVGSKVSLEYMAKISEEMESISKSAIFTTKNKQNYLKDAITIFEKSFKYSSELKGYNTYNQRIFSNEELSKHYKKTPYDNYVNFETILSIADKIAEHMVRKDISRALAYRLLSLHRVYVSEDGKIDPVIYPKIFYQIGRNVKDEKVRNSLEEWLLRKGYSYGEDSISKENLIRNLDVILSIALMKTRGGKKDG
- the csm2 gene encoding type III-A CRISPR-associated protein Csm2, which translates into the protein MADVKSGLDVSKELKEILYVKEDGKERKVEKKDCKAQKNQINQHYENLIKKVNQDIKNGILNIDLEAYLQPEGVCEVIAYAVGCRGKLKRSQLRKFFNEIKTIEYDLKSGEDVKKIQIRILALIPKLAYSKGRELIDEEFYEFMKAILMKVKEDMNKENPQEVFEVFVKILESIVAYHTYHFPKEA